In a genomic window of Gossypium arboreum isolate Shixiya-1 chromosome 9, ASM2569848v2, whole genome shotgun sequence:
- the LOC108455561 gene encoding alpha carbonic anhydrase 4-like, with the protein MKCVYSYEEPITFSILIISFLCYLLPIAIASFAEVGNECPFTYSEGSGKGPKEWGHLNPDWKLCETGKLQSPIDLLTGKLQVQPNLGKLKRDYKPAPALVKNRGHDITVRWKGEAGKININGTDYELLQCHWHSPSEHTFNGTRYELELHLVHISAHRGIAVIAIVYKYGRPDPFLTRLFHHIKTINGKEEKHLGMVNPGDIKFGSRKYFRYMGSLTVPPCTEGVVWTVINKVRTASRDQVKALRDAVHDGFEANARPTQPLDGRPVLFYTPRMNSGSF; encoded by the exons ATGAAGTGCGTTTATAGTTATGAAGAACCCATCACATTTTCCATTCTCATCATTTCTTTTCTCTGTTATCTTCTTCCAATAGCCATTGCATCTTTTGCTGAAGTAG GCAACGAATGTCCATTTACTTACAGTGAAGGAAGTGGAAAGGGACCAAAGGAATGGGGGCATCTAAATCCAGATTGGAAACTTTGTGAAACTGGGAAATTGCAGTCTCCAATAGATCTTCTCACCGGAAAACTGCAAGTTCAGCCTAATCTGGGAAAATTGAAAAGGGACTATAAACCAGCTCCTGCTCTTGTCAAGAACCGTGGACATGACATTACG GTAAGGTGGAAAGGAGAAGCaggaaaaattaatataaatggcACTGATTATGAACTGCTTCAGTGTCACTGGCATTCACCCTCCGAGCACACATTTAATGGAACCAG ATATGAGCTGGAGCTTCATTTAGTTCATATAAGTGCTCATCGAGGGATTGCAGTTATTGCAATTGTTTACAAATACGGTCGACCTGATCCCTTCCTCACTAGG CTTTTCCACCACATAAAAACCATTAATGGAAAAGAAGAGAAGCATTTGGGGATGGTTAATCCAGGAGATATAAAATTTGGTAGCAGAAAGTATTTCAGATATATGGGTTCACTTACAGTTCCTCCATGCACTGAGGGTGTTGTTTGGACTGTCATCAACAAG GTGAGAACTGCTTCGAGGGACCAAGTAAAGGCTTTAAGGGATGCTGTTCACGAC GGATTTGAAGCAAATGCAAGGCCAACTCAACCATTGGATGGAAGACCAGTATTGTTCTATACTCCCAGGATGAATAGCGGCTCCTTTTAG